One genomic window of Salvia miltiorrhiza cultivar Shanhuang (shh) chromosome 4, IMPLAD_Smil_shh, whole genome shotgun sequence includes the following:
- the LOC131020128 gene encoding loganic acid O-methyltransferase-like gives MGESFPMKGGDGAHSYAKNSQYQKEASDSVKEMIREVVVEKLDTESISSRVTIADLGCSVGPNTFFAVENLMEAVETKSCSKNKLEFQVFFNDHSANDFNTLFASLPADRQYHAAGVPGSFHGRLFPRNSITLAHSSYALQWLSKPPQGVRNEGRIHGLGAPEEVGRAYSDQFEKDLGDFMSARAEEIVSGGLMFLLIPAAPEGVSQTDPTVIFDFYGYTLMDLAKEGVVEKSAIDAFNLPIHMATIGEMRKVVEKNGSFSIERIELSKGKARNEEALDAANVLAHMRAGMEGVFSAHFGASVADKMFTNVLRKAPQISECFQALHNTPNQLFLVLTRK, from the exons ATGGGGGAAAGTTTTCCAATGAAAGGTGGAGATGGTGCTCACAGTTACGCCAAAAACTCCCAATATCAG aaagaagCGTCGGATTCGGTGAAGGAAATGATCCGAGAAGTAGTGGTTGAGAAACTAGACACAGAATCAATATCGAGCAGAGTGACGATAGCAGATTTGGGGTGTTCGGTTGGGCCGAACACATTCTTCGCAGTTGAGAATCTGATGGAAGCAGTTGAGACCAAGTCTTGTTCGAAAAACAAGCTGGAATTCCAAGTATTCTTCAACGATCACTCAGCCAATGATTTCAACACGCTCTTCGCCTCCCTCCCAGCGGACAGGCAGTACCACGCAGCCGGGGTGCCCGGCTCGTTCCACGGCCGCCTTTTCCCACGCAACTCCATCACTCTGGCGCACTCCTCCTACGCTCTCCAGTGGCTTTCCAAGCCGCCTCAAGGGGTGCGAAACGAGGGCAGAATTCACGGCTTGGGCGCGCCTGAGGAGGTGGGCAGGGCCTACTCGGATCAGTTTGAGAAGGATTTGGGAGATTTCATGAGTGCAAGAGCAGAGGAGATTGTGAGTGGAGGGCTCATGTTTCTCCTCATTCCTGCAGCTCCTGAGGGGGTCTCCCAGACTGACCCCACGGTCATCTTCGATTTCTATGGCTATACGCTAATGGATTTAGCCAAGGAGGGAGTTGTGGAGAAAAGCGCCATAGACGCGTTCAACTTGCCCATCCATATGGCCACAATAGGGGAGATGAGGAAAGTGGTGGAGAAGAATGGGAGTTTTAGCATAGAGAGAATAGAGCTGAGCAAGGGCAAGGCGAGGAATGAGGAAGCGCTTGATGCAGCTAACGTGTTGGCGCACATGAGAGCTGGAATGGAGGGAGTTTTCAGCGCGCACTTTGGAGCTTCCGTCGCTGACAAAATGTTCACCAATGTTTTACGAAAGGCTCCACAAATTTCAGAATGCTTCCAAGCTCTCCATAATACTCCTAATCAGCTCTTTCTTGTGCTCACCCGCAAATAA